One Triticum dicoccoides isolate Atlit2015 ecotype Zavitan chromosome 4B, WEW_v2.0, whole genome shotgun sequence genomic window carries:
- the LOC119291673 gene encoding FCS-Like Zinc finger 17-like has product MISRSPSLFQIGEGEAQDQDQAGTPTMATAGELVGLRLIIQPSPGRQQRPALAVLRRSSVRSPAADLQENSGCRPFVGLEFLKCCLCCCKKIDGDMDVFVYKGEQAFCSDECRCQQIAREERREIEILVRKRREAFHSRRAAPGKTIGGPDRHARVQISSFC; this is encoded by the exons ATGATTTCGAGGTCTCCCAGCCTCTTCCAGATCggcgagggtgaggcccaggatcAGGATCAGGCGGGGACGCCAACAATGGCGACCGCCGGCGAGCTCGTCGGGCTCCGGCTGATCATACAGCCCTCACCGGGGCGACAACAACGGCCGGCGCTGGCCGTCCTCAGGAGGTCGTCGGTGAGGTCCCCGGCAGCCGACCTCCAGGAGAACAGCGGCTGCCGGCCGTTCGTGGGCCTCGAGTTCTTGAAGTGCTGCCTCTGCTGCTGCAAGAAgatcgacggcgacatggacgtctTCGTGTACAA GGGAGAGCAAGCCTTCTGCAGCGACGAGTGCCGGTGTCAGCAGATAGCGAGGGAGGAGAGGCGGGAGATCGAGATCCTGGTCAGGAAGCGCCGTGAAGCGTTCCACAGCCGCCGTGCAGCGCCGGGCAAGACGATCGGAGGACCGGACCGGCACGCGAGGGTGCAAATCTCAAGTTTTTGCTAG